In Saimiri boliviensis isolate mSaiBol1 chromosome 12, mSaiBol1.pri, whole genome shotgun sequence, one genomic interval encodes:
- the OPN4 gene encoding melanopsin yields MNLPTGSRVPPSPTQEPSCMTTPAPPSRWDSSQSSISSLSQLPSISPTAAGTWAAAWIPFPTVDVPDHAHYTLGTVILLVGVTGMLGNLTVIYTFCRSRSLRTPANMFIINLAVSDFLMSFTQAPVFFASSLYKQWLFGETGCEFYAFCGALFGISSMITLTAIALDRYLVITRPLATIGVASKRRAAFVLLGVWLYALAWSLPPFFGWSAYVPEGLLTSCSWDYMSFTPAVRAYTMLLCCFVFFLPLLIIIYCYIFIFRAIRETGRALQTFGACKGSGESLWQQQRLQSECKMAKIMLLVILLFVLSWAPYSAVALVAFAGYAHVLTPYMSSVPAVIAKASAIHNPIIYAITHPKYRVAIAQHLPCLGVLLGVSRRHSHPYPSYRSTHRSTLISHTSNLSWISGRRRQESLGSESEVGWTHMEAAAVWGAAQQANGRSLYGQGLEDMEAKALPRSQGQEAETPGKTKGLLPSLDPRM; encoded by the exons GCAGCTGGGACTTGGGCTGCTGCCTGGATCCCCTTCCCCACGGTTGATGTTCCAGACCATGCCCACTACACCCTGGGCACAGTGATCTTGCTGGTGGGAGTAACGGGGATGCTGGGCAACCTGACGGTCATCTATACCTTCTGCAG GAGCAGAAGCCTCCGGACACCTGCCAACATGTTCATTATCAACCTCGCGGTCAGCGACTTCCTCATGTCCTTCACCCAGGCTCCAGTCTTCTTCGCCAGCAGCCTCTATAAGCAGTGGCTTTTTGGGGAGACAG GCTGCGAGTTCTATGCCTTCTGTGGGGCTCTCTTTGGCATCTCTTCCATGATCACCCTGACGGCCATCGCCCTGGACCGCTATCTGGTGATCACACGCCCACTGGCCACCATTGGTGTGGCGTCCAAGAGGCGCGCAGCGTTTGTCCTGCTGGGCGTTTGGCTCTATGCCCTGGCCTGGAGTCTGCCACCCTTCTTTGGCTGGA GCGCCTACGTGCCTGAGGGACTGCTGACATCCTGCTCCTGGGACTACATGAGCTTCACGCCGGCCGTGCGTGCCTACACCATGCTTCTCTGCTGCTTCGTGTTCTTTCTCCCTCTGCTTATCATCATCTACTGCTACATCTTCATCTTCAGAGCCATCCGGGAGACAGGACG GGCTCTCCAGACCTTCGGGGCCTGCAAGGGCAGTGGCGAGTCCCTGTGGCAGCAGCAGCGGCTGCAGAGCGAGTGCAAGAtggccaagatcatgctgctggtCATCCTCCTCTTTGTGCTCTCCTGGGCTCCCTATTCTGCTGTGGCCCTGGTAGCCTTCGCTGG GTACGCACACGTCCTGACACCCTACATGAGCTCGGTGCCAGCCGTCATCGCCAAGGCCTCTGCAATCCACAACCCCATCATATATGCCATCACCCACCCCAAGTACAG GGTGGCCATTGCCCAGCACCTGCCCTGCCTGGGGGTGCTGCTGGGTGTATCACGCCGTCACAGTCACCCCTACCCCAGCTACCGCTCCACCCACCGCTCCACGCTGATCAGCCACACCTCCAACCTCAGCTGGATCTCCGGAAGAAGGCGCCAGGAGTCCCTGGGCTCAGAGAGTGAGGTG GGCTGGACACACATGGAGGCAGCAGCTGTGTGGGGTGCTGCCCAGCAAGCGAATGGGCGGTCCCTCTACGGTCAGGGTCTGGAGGACATGGAAGCCAAGGCACTGCCCAGGTCCCAGGGACAGGAAGCAGAGACTCCAGGGAAG ACCAAGGGGCTGCTCCCCAGCCTGGACCCCAGGATGTAG